The Lycium barbarum isolate Lr01 chromosome 11, ASM1917538v2, whole genome shotgun sequence genome contains the following window.
ACCCCCTTCTTTAAAATTCACCACAGGACCAACTGGATATATTTTCGGAACTAAAAGAGACTGAAGAGCAAAAGGTTCAAGCTCCGCGAATGTGTTGACCATAATACCCTTCGTCTCTTTGAATCGAGTTACAGAATCGAAGAATAAGGTCGTCGCGGTTGTTTGATCTGTTGTCAATCTAGGCAAGAATTTCCCTGGATACGGGTTTTTAAAACCAGGGATTGTTAACTCTTCATCAGAGTCCTTGTACTTAGAGGTATCTATATGATGCTCTTTTTTAAGGGACTCAAAATGATAACAAAGTGCAAGAAAAGCAGCATTTGAAGTGAGGAAAATATAACTCGGAACACTAAATTCGCTTGCCACATCAATCATAGAGGTACAGAACATGTCAAGAACAAAGCCTGCAAGCCGAGAAAACCCCGAACCGGATTTAGAAAAGCTTGTGTTATGAATAAAATCTTTTACTTTTGGTTTGTGACCTTGAATAAAGTCAGTGAAGAAGGATTCCTTATTTTTCAACAATCCAGCAACAGTTTTCTCGTCAAGGGTGATATCGACGAACTGCAAGCGAGGTGAAGAAGAAAGTGATGCGACGTAGGATTGAACGCCGAAATCCATTGGAAGCTTCATGATGAGGACAGAAATGCAAAGTCTTTCATCTCTGTTGAGAATGAGTTTTGCAATTTCAATGGCGGAGATAAGGTGACCTGCTCCAGGTGAAGGAATGAAAACAAGCTCTGCTTTCGTTGTCATCGAGCCTTTcttctaaagaaaaaaaaaggaacttgACTATAATTTGTTGTATGAGATTGGGTTTCCGTGTATATTCTAGTGGACAGAGCACAAGTTAAAACAAATTTGCTACTCCTAATATAAGTCTTTAAGGCGGTTGAGACTGAGAAAGACTGTGTTGTCATTGCATTTTTAAAAGCTCACACTTTGGCATAGTTCTCTACCCTACTCGCATGGACTTTATAAGTAACGTAGAATTAcaaattcaaaaagaaaaatacGATTATACCTGAGCTATAGTTAGATAAAGATAAAAAAAAGTATTGCAAACTATATGAAGTAGTATAAGAAATCAAGTATAATTAATATTTAGTCTATTTGAAAAACTCATCTCTTACAAATTTAGAAGTAGTTCATGTTACAATGCATGTCTTTCATTTTAGTTTATTTGATCCAACTTTTTTATATATGAGAAATATGATGGAGTGTGATACCTAAGTATGATGAATACAGACTCACAATAGTATGGATCTAGTAAGAATTGCTTTTCAATTTCGTTTATAGATAATTTATTTGTTTTGAAGTTTTTATTGCCCGCACAAAAAATGCTCTTGAATAACTACTTTATAAAATGATCCTAAATATTTAAATCTACAGACACAATTTATTATGTGAGCGTTAACAATTTTTGAGATAATTATTAGATAAGTATTGCAAATTAGTATATGAAGTAATTTGATAATTTATTATAGTTTAATACAGTGTTTTTGAGgctgtctaaaaaagaatgatatattttcatatttagaaataatttaacttaaaacttttacTTTTAcgcttaatgaaatgatttacaatcacacaaatatctatgacttgttttagatcacaagtttcaaaagtcttccttttttAAACTCCGTGTTAAGGTCAAACTATACTAGGACGGGTGAAGTAGCTAAATATGATAAGTTAGAGTCACCACACGAGGAATTAATTCTAAAATTTTATGTAGCCAAAGGTATACGGGCCCAAGCTCCATTAAAATTTAAATTTGCaattcttttttatatttttaatgttttttttCCTACTCTTGCTTTTTGTGTTGTATTTGTACCATCATATCAATTGTAAATGTAGGTTACAATTTTTCAATGTTTCTAAGAtatttaattatataaaaaaaaattgtaagttaAGAAACAACATCTTTTAGAATATATTTAgacttcctttttattttcatACAAATTAATTCATGCATCAAAGCTTTTCTCCCTTTGATTTTACTACATTTTTTGAGAAATCTTTACTGATACCAATTGAGTTTTACCTTACGTTAGATTTCAACTGAATTTTTTTCATTAAACTTATATTGGCTAACCCattttttggaagaaaaaaaataattacgatattcaagtaatataaaaaaaatgcaaggtaaggctgcgcaCAATAGatccttgtggtccggcccttccccggaccccgcgcataacgggagcttagtgcaccgggctgcccctttaagtaatataaaaaaatatttaatggtACAAATTATTGTATAATGACATCAAtgaagttaacttataaataaagatAGCAttcaaaattaaataattaaagatagCATTTAAAAGTAAATAATTAAAAGTCTTGATACAGCGAAATACTTTAGATGTTTCTTCATATTAAACCATACAAAAAAGAACTGGaaaattaatgaaaatatttatttttcttactttaatctttacttttctttaaaaatattgtacttttttttttcttaataaacTGTTATAATTTCTTAAACGTGTATGTAGTTTTAGTGTTTCATGTTTATTTAACTATTTCTCCTTAATTATATAA
Protein-coding sequences here:
- the LOC132616602 gene encoding anthocyanidin 3-O-glucosyltransferase 2-like, which translates into the protein MTTKAELVFIPSPGAGHLISAIEIAKLILNRDERLCISVLIMKLPMDFGVQSYVASLSSSPRLQFVDITLDEKTVAGLLKNKESFFTDFIQGHKPKVKDFIHNTSFSKSGSGFSRLAGFVLDMFCTSMIDVASEFSVPSYIFLTSNAAFLALCYHFESLKKEHHIDTSKYKDSDEELTIPGFKNPYPGKFLPRLTTDQTTATTLFFDSVTRFKETKGIMVNTFAELEPFALQSLLVPKIYPVGPVVNFKEGGHGRNSESETESIIKWLDDQPESSVVFLCFGSMGSFDAEQIEEIAVALECSGHRFLWSLRRPPPKGKMELPSNYEDFQEVLPEGFIERTNGVGKVIGWAPQVAVLSHPAVGGFVSHCGWNSVLESLCFGVPIGAWPQYAEQQMNAFELVKQLGLAVEIRMDYFKDFEGKHGPVEIVTAKEIASGIRQLMADGEENEIRKRAKEMKEKSSAAMKEGGSSYASLGLLIEDVISNIS